Proteins co-encoded in one Desulfitobacterium hafniense DCB-2 genomic window:
- a CDS encoding polyprenyl synthetase family protein — MNLQLDQIFFREIDSVLAKARLDAEMERLIRLSLNADSPTGELFRWAHLTRMSCECAGGDPEDALPGAIGMEFFALALDIFDDVQDQDNENMPWRQLPDAQAINLAICLLMLSDEAISAIPDNRLFREVAATLHRTGICASNGQFREFIYDDRQQVSFEQYFEMAGQKAGSLTACACKIGAILGGAEEPVIHGLEQFGINLGILNQIRNDLNDFLDFFRKSDFVNNKKTLPYVYLLNTLKAEAAERFKELTQGHGEGAYGFGDREREYVRQLAAEEGVAPYCTVMFEIYCQKAREILEGIPVPEKNKENMKELVGESV; from the coding sequence ATCAGATTTTCTTCAGAGAAATTGACAGTGTATTGGCTAAGGCCCGACTGGATGCGGAAATGGAACGGCTGATCCGGCTCTCCCTCAACGCAGACAGCCCCACCGGGGAATTATTCCGCTGGGCCCACTTAACGCGTATGAGCTGTGAATGTGCGGGCGGAGATCCGGAAGACGCGTTGCCGGGTGCCATTGGAATGGAGTTTTTTGCCCTGGCCCTGGATATTTTCGATGACGTGCAGGATCAGGACAATGAAAATATGCCCTGGCGCCAGCTTCCGGATGCTCAGGCCATCAATCTGGCCATCTGCTTGCTCATGCTCAGTGATGAGGCCATTTCTGCTATTCCGGACAACAGGCTGTTTCGAGAGGTTGCGGCTACTTTGCACCGTACGGGAATATGCGCCAGCAATGGGCAATTCCGGGAGTTTATATATGACGACCGACAGCAGGTATCGTTTGAGCAATACTTTGAGATGGCGGGGCAAAAGGCCGGAAGCTTGACCGCCTGCGCCTGTAAAATTGGAGCCATCTTAGGCGGGGCAGAAGAACCCGTAATACATGGCTTGGAACAGTTTGGGATCAATCTGGGGATCCTGAATCAAATCAGAAACGATTTAAATGATTTCCTGGATTTTTTCAGAAAAAGTGATTTTGTGAACAACAAAAAGACCCTGCCTTATGTTTACCTGTTAAATACCCTGAAAGCGGAAGCCGCCGAGCGGTTTAAGGAACTGACCCAGGGGCATGGCGAAGGAGCCTATGGGTTCGGAGATAGAGAAAGGGAATATGTCAGACAACTGGCAGCTGAAGAAGGAGTTGCGCCCTACTGCACCGTAATGTTTGAAATTTATTGCCAAAAAGCGAGGGAAATTTTGGAGGGAATTCCTGTTCCCGAAAAAAATAAGGAGAACATGAAAGAACTTGTTGGAGAAAGTGTTTAA
- a CDS encoding sensor histidine kinase: MLEKVFKRQIYYIASLVFVVLGLGYFAACLTQPFIGLDLKNSNGQWLVATSDPNGEGYRSGIRVGDEILKINGEDAGKYRFAQKWETAEGASTIEFRSPGELTDQTVTITPQPVLLTVLSEIPLLILGLVFWCLGFMTWYKRPFLEQARILFWMNWAFGLAIVLAHASSRCLLLSKEMEHITFSLAPVFLIIFISVFPVSNQNKLNKFGRKIATILFILILVLTILQSLGFVQLISLIKKLSLSNMVIGILFTLWNLGILIKLPKNQPGKNEAYIILLGMGIGFLPFVLLSALPIIFNLEQLIYSQVSSLSISAIPISLYYVIINKYLPDSRRLYATALSYIGAAAILSFIVFLALFFLQVLPAIRLEYYTALLLFTLLSILCFHLIQIGITRLWERSSFFQDKHTLKQKVAVLNENLTSLVAEERILDEIVNTLGIDGIFMIMENEQIGCLKKTAGRFKEHPRELETLENYFYHNQRLDLEAKMLPDDCPAGIYVPFIAQDSTCGIFFGRRSSRIKFEQSELPFFTLLAGQLEYQIIMSLVIGKLTKEINALTKSSGRSYRRKMELQGITNALFRKVERERKRLTDEICAGPLQWSMDLSRWLKYLKKECPADNKTLKVIAYLQERAEDLNYELNCIANDWGPPILTHLGLVPAVQWLCQEIMTEELSLISLEISRLGQQSRFKEDVEVTAYRFLQEGIMNSVRHSRSNMQTVRMTLNETWLELTVSDSGRGFDTGQIENWLLTGTHFGLVEMKERIEGLGGELQIISGINRGTTLKALIPVFS, translated from the coding sequence TTGTTGGAGAAAGTGTTTAAACGGCAAATTTATTATATTGCCAGCCTTGTTTTTGTTGTGCTGGGGTTGGGCTATTTTGCAGCTTGTTTGACCCAACCCTTTATCGGCCTTGACCTCAAGAACAGCAATGGACAATGGTTGGTGGCAACCAGTGATCCTAATGGTGAGGGGTATCGGTCCGGCATCCGGGTGGGGGACGAAATCCTGAAAATAAACGGAGAAGATGCCGGTAAGTATCGCTTTGCCCAAAAATGGGAAACAGCGGAAGGGGCTTCAACAATTGAATTTCGGAGTCCGGGTGAGTTAACGGATCAAACCGTGACAATAACCCCACAACCGGTCCTATTGACAGTACTCAGTGAAATTCCTTTGCTTATTCTGGGGTTAGTTTTTTGGTGTTTAGGGTTTATGACCTGGTACAAGCGTCCTTTTCTGGAACAGGCACGCATCTTATTTTGGATGAACTGGGCGTTCGGTTTGGCAATCGTTTTAGCCCATGCTTCCAGCCGTTGTTTATTGCTGTCTAAAGAAATGGAACATATCACGTTCTCGTTAGCACCTGTTTTTCTTATTATTTTTATTTCAGTTTTCCCTGTATCCAATCAAAATAAATTAAATAAATTTGGTCGTAAAATCGCAACTATTCTATTCATTCTGATTTTGGTTTTAACTATTCTGCAATCCTTGGGTTTTGTTCAGCTTATAAGCTTGATTAAAAAATTATCATTATCCAATATGGTCATTGGTATTCTTTTTACCCTCTGGAATCTAGGGATACTTATAAAGCTGCCCAAAAATCAACCGGGAAAAAATGAAGCTTATATTATCTTGTTAGGGATGGGGATTGGCTTTTTACCCTTTGTATTATTGTCAGCACTTCCAATAATTTTTAATTTAGAACAACTTATTTATTCTCAGGTAAGTTCTTTATCTATTTCCGCTATCCCGATCTCCCTATACTATGTAATTATTAATAAGTATTTGCCGGATAGCCGTCGGCTTTATGCAACTGCCCTCTCTTATATTGGCGCGGCAGCTATCCTGAGCTTTATTGTCTTCCTGGCGCTTTTCTTTCTGCAAGTCCTACCCGCCATCCGTCTTGAATACTATACGGCTTTGTTGCTTTTCACATTGCTGTCCATTCTTTGCTTTCATTTAATCCAGATTGGCATCACTAGGCTTTGGGAAAGAAGCAGCTTTTTTCAAGACAAGCATACGTTAAAGCAAAAAGTGGCCGTCCTGAATGAAAATCTGACCTCGCTTGTGGCTGAGGAGCGGATATTGGATGAAATCGTTAATACTCTGGGCATTGACGGGATTTTTATGATTATGGAGAATGAGCAGATCGGCTGTCTGAAAAAAACAGCAGGACGTTTTAAGGAGCATCCCAGGGAATTGGAGACGCTGGAGAATTACTTTTATCACAATCAAAGGCTTGATCTGGAAGCCAAAATGCTGCCCGATGATTGTCCGGCCGGGATTTATGTCCCATTTATTGCCCAAGACTCTACCTGCGGAATTTTCTTTGGCAGGCGCTCTTCCCGCATCAAATTCGAGCAATCGGAATTGCCTTTTTTTACCTTGTTGGCGGGTCAATTGGAGTATCAGATCATTATGTCGCTGGTGATCGGCAAACTGACCAAAGAAATAAATGCCCTGACCAAAAGTTCCGGGCGTTCGTACCGGAGAAAGATGGAGCTGCAGGGAATCACCAACGCTTTGTTCCGCAAGGTTGAGCGGGAAAGGAAGCGCCTCACCGACGAAATCTGCGCCGGTCCCTTGCAGTGGAGCATGGACCTGAGCCGGTGGCTGAAATACCTGAAAAAGGAATGCCCCGCCGACAATAAGACGCTGAAGGTAATTGCTTATCTGCAGGAACGGGCGGAGGACCTGAATTATGAGCTCAATTGCATTGCCAATGATTGGGGCCCCCCGATTCTAACCCACCTGGGGTTGGTACCCGCCGTCCAATGGCTGTGCCAGGAAATCATGACTGAAGAATTATCCCTGATTTCCTTGGAAATCAGCAGACTGGGCCAGCAAAGCCGGTTTAAGGAGGATGTGGAAGTCACCGCCTATCGTTTCTTACAGGAAGGCATCATGAACTCAGTGCGGCACTCCCGCTCCAATATGCAAACGGTTCGCATGACCCTGAACGAAACCTGGCTTGAATTGACCGTAAGTGATTCCGGCCGGGGCTTTGACACCGGCCAGATAGAAAACTGGCTATTGACAGGGACCCACTTCGGCCTGGTTGAAATGAAGGAGCGTATTGAGGGCCTGGGCGGGGAACTTCAGATCATTTCGGGAATAAACCGCGGAACAACGCTCAAAGCGCTTATCCCGGTTTTCTCATAA